The proteins below come from a single Dermacentor albipictus isolate Rhodes 1998 colony chromosome 7, USDA_Dalb.pri_finalv2, whole genome shotgun sequence genomic window:
- the LOC135896906 gene encoding cystatin-2-like: MVSPSVAVVRAVAILLVAAFTCQALSPPGSWQKKQVGEDPAFEEMAHFAISQQVGGNRENFDTVLEILEVETQLVAGTNYRIKFKTAESTCKLTETYSKENCHPKTGDVKDTCTAVVYDVPWENKRSVTSFTCGSA; encoded by the exons ATGGTTTCGCCAAGCGTCGCCGTAGTGCGTGCAGTCGCAATTCTCCTGGTCGCCGCCTTCACCTGCCAGGCCCTCAGTCCCCCGGGTTCCTGGCAGAAGAAGCAGGTGGGCGAAGACCCTGCGTTCGAGGAGATGGCGCACTTCGCCATCTCGCAGCAGGTCGGCGGCAACAGGGAAAACTTCGACACTGTGCTCGAGATCCTCGAGGTCGAGACTCAG CTTGTCGCCGGCACGAACTACCGAATCAAGTTCAAGACAGCCGAGTCAACTTGCAAGTTGACAGAAACTTACAGCAAGGAGAACTGCCATCCGAAGACAGGAGAT GTAAAGGACACTTGCACCGCAGTCGTCTACGACGTGCCCTGGGAAAACAAACGCTCCGTCACGTCTTTCACCTGTGGTTCAGCATGA
- the LOC135896905 gene encoding uncharacterized protein — MSDLTSWADQLGSSVSIAGVLCAMLYNSSIRKHSGAYFTASTACCRCACGERRVRPTTSIGTDTETDKAEVKRQDSRICICGAGPVEHQAAAPAVFSEPPVVRTRAQEKQRAVIEPLVARAKSRDSTRAAFHKVAKACSPPHKPELTRCCNKDRLLTWTIGVGLMVGSLLIALLLLVVVVYGGDRNAASAVTAAQPKKIAPTIESNWQPPLRKAHAQAHPSANTGMKPKDFGWDEENRTDSDRSPFSTTGERV, encoded by the exons ATGAGCGATCTGACCAGCTGGGCTGATCAGCTGGGCTCAAGCGTCAGCATCGCGGGCGTACTTTGTGCTATGTTGTACAACAGCAG TATCCGCAAACATAGTGGTGCATATTTCACAGCCAGCACTGCCTGCTGCCGATGCGCGTGCGGAGAACGGCGAGTAAGGCCGACTACTTCCATCGGAACGGACACAGAGACGGACAAGGCGGAGGTAAAGCGCCAGGACTCGCGTATCTGCATTTGCGGTGCTGGCCCAGTGGAGCACCAGGCGGCGGCTCCTGCTGTATTTTCAGAGCCGCCTGTCG TGAGGACCCGTGCCCAGGAGAAGCAGCGCGCCGTGATCGAGCCACTGGTGGCGCGAGCGAAGAGCCGAGACAGCACCCGCGCGGCCTTTCATAAGGTTGCGAAGGCATGTAGCCCACCACATAAGCCAGAGCTCACGCGGTGCTGCAACAAAGACCGGCTGCTGACCTGGACGATTGGCGTGGGTCTCATGGTGGGCAGCCTCCTCATCGCCCTGCTTCTGCTGGTGGTGGTTGTGTATGGAGGAGATAGGAACGCCGCCAGTGCAGTGACTGCGGCGCAGCCGAA GAAAATCGCGCCCACAATAGAAAGTAACTGGCAACCTCCGTTGCGGAAAGCCCACGCACAAGCTCACCCCTCGGCAAACACCGGAATGAAGCCGAAGGACTTTGGTTGGGACGAGGAAAACCGCACGGACTCGGACCGCTCACCGTTTTCAACAACGGGCGAGCGCGTCTAG